GGCTTCAGATGCTCCTGATGTTACTATTATTTCCTGAGGAGAGACCGAAAAGCAGTTTTCTTCCTTGAATTTCTGGCTCAGGGCTTCCCTCAGTTCAGGGATTCCGGGACCTGCGGTATAACCGGTAAAACCTTCATTTATGGCTTTAATTGCTGCGGCTTTTATATGGTCTGGAGTATCAAAATCAGGCTGCCCCAGCCCGAGATTGATCGCGTTTGAACCTGCAGCTTCGAAAATCTTTCTGATCCCGGATGTATCTATCCGGGATACGTTTTCTGAAAATTTGATTTCCTTCAAATTGTGCCCTCCTAAGGTCCCGTAAATAATATCCTCTGAATTCTGCTTACTCTGAATTCTGCTTACTCTGAATTCTGCTTTCTCCAAACTTGGCAGCCTGCTTTGCGGAAATTTAAAACCTGTATTTGATTCTGGCCAGTTATTCGATATTTGTGTGCCTCAACTTGAGTTCTGCTTCCGAAACACCTTTGAGCTTTATCAACTGGGCAATTACAGAGTCCAGGAAAACAAGGGAAATTATTTCAAAAGCAGTGCCAAGGGGAGGCAAATTCTTATAATCTCCCCTCATATTCTTTTCAAGGGAGCCGCCTGCATCGTGATCATTTTTGGTCTTGCTCGGAAGGACCATGGTTATATCAGATGTTCTGCCGAGTGTTGACTCTTTTTTGGAGGTGACAGTAATAAGTGTTGAGCCGATATCTTTGACTATTTTTCCCAGGTCTGCTATGGAGCGGGTTTCCCCGGAGCCTGAGATAGCAATAACAACGTCCTTTTGCCCGACAGCAGGAGTCGTGGTTTCTCCTACAACATATACTGTAAATCCAAGGTGCATCAGCCTCATAGCAAAAGCTTTGGCAACAAGTCCGGACCGCCCTGCCCCCATAACAAAAATTCTATCTCCTTCAAGAATTTTCTGAAGCATGCTTTTAATATCTTCGCGGTCCAGTAGCTTAATCACCTCATTTATGTTTTCCACGATAAATTTCATAGATTTTATTACATCTTCGCAGTCTATTACCTGATCTACCTGATCTGTTTTCATATGAGTTCTCCAAAAAGCATTGAGTTGGGTTCTCAATAATTAATAATTATTAACTTTTTATTTACTTCTACCGGATAAATGAGAATATAATCTCAAAATACCTGAATCTCGGAAAACTGGCGGAGCTTCTGAGACTGATAACTTTACAGGATTACCTAACTGTTATGATTATAAATCCTGAAATCCCTGCGAGATAACCTGTTTTCATTTTCTTAAACTTATTGGTAGGAATTTCAGGACAAATTTCCGGAAGCTTCTATTTTTATCCTGCTGTTGTGTCTGCCCATTATCGGCTTGTTTGCGACTCAGTCTTATAATTGATAGCTTTTAATTCCCAGCTCTCGATGTTGTTTCTGAATTCATGGTAAAGCCTCTGGATATCGCAGTCATTCCCATTCCAATAAAAATCCTTTCGTACGTCCCCCTTTTGCAGTTCTTCAAGTACGAACTTGGACAAATGGAAAAGAGCTTTCTTGTTGGAAAAAGGAATGCTGTAGTTTACACGATACCCGCCGGATGTTTTGCCATAGGAAACAAGAATATAACCTTTACTTTCATACTCCGTTATTTCATCAAAGTCGCAGATCATTTCAAATTCATGAACAGCAGAGGGATCTACCTTTGAGATCCCGATAAGTACCTGCGCTATGATGTAATCAGGGACCTTTCGTCCGAACCATACCGCAATTTTCCCGTAGGTACAGACTACGTCAACATCGTTCCTGCCCATCTCAAAGGAGCCTAGGGACTGGGGAGGGGATAATTTTGCTTCCAGGTCTTGGGTCTTCTGGGCACACATTGTTTCCACTTCGTTACTTACTTGCAGAGACAAGTGCACTGATTAGATTCCTATCTTTTTTAAGGGTTTTGAGCTGGTTTGCGGGCCCTATAACCGTAAGTCTTTTGCTGCTCTGTTTTTTGAAAAATTTCCCCAGCAAAGAAGAGTCCGCATTTGCAGGATAGCTCTGCATCTCGATACCTGAAAATACATCCGGCTGGATTGCTGACATTGTCATTTCAATGAGTTTAGCCTCTTCCATAGGGTTGAGACCTTTTTCGAGCACAAGGATTTTGCCCTTTCTCACCTCATCGATTATATACCGGACTTTTTCCATGGAAGCCATCTGAGAAATTTTGGCTTCGGATATAAGGTCAAGTTGGATTCCCTGCATCTGGATCACCCGAACTGTTTGCTCAGAGCTTCATAGAATGAGTCCATACCCACTCCTTCAAGCGCTGAGACAGGTACCATAGGGTGCTGAGGGAAGGCTTCCTTTATAACTCCTGGGTCGGCGTTAGGAAGGTCTACCTTATTTGCTACAATGAGAAGCGGAAGGTTTCTAGCTTCCATATTTCCTATAACAGTTACATTAACCTGAGTATAGGGGTTCTCTGTGGAATCCATAACCAGTATGACTCCGTCAAGGTCATCAAGCCATTTTACAGCTTCAATTACACCCTCTGTTGCTTCTTTGGACCTTTTCTTTGATTCTACATCGCTCATTCCCTGTTCCATGAAGTCATGGAAATCGATCTTTGTTGCAAGCCCGGGAGTGTCAACAATATCAAGGCTGATAGTATGCCCGTTAGTTTCGATAGTAACACCGTTTTTCCTTTTTGCGTGCCTGGTTTCGTGGGCGATGTGTGAAACCGATCCCATTGTTTCATCACTTCCTACCCAGTCTTTAAGGATACGGTTACTGAGGGTTGTCTTGCCGGCATTCGGGGGGCCGTATATACCGATACATGCTCCTTTTTTCTTGAACAGTTTATTGAACATTTTTGAAAAGCTTACCTTAAATCGTTTTATCATATTCATGGCTTCCCTCCCTTGGGAAAAGCATAACACCAAAGGATTTCTCGGATTGCTTTCCTGTATGGGTTACTGGTGTTTTCGTGATATTTTTATCTAATCAATCCTGGCATATAAATAATTTCCACTTGTTAAGCTGTGGGAATCGGGAAATTAAAGATACTGAGTTCTCTTTTTTAGCATATCTGGAATAAATAGCAAACCTAGGTTTTTCCTATATAAAAAATAGGAAGTGCCTGCGTGAAAGAACACCAGAATATAAATATATTACTTCTTATCGCCTGATCCCCGGAACATATTTAGCAAAAA
This window of the Methanosarcina mazei S-6 genome carries:
- the hxlB gene encoding 6-phospho-3-hexuloisomerase — its product is MKTDQVDQVIDCEDVIKSMKFIVENINEVIKLLDREDIKSMLQKILEGDRIFVMGAGRSGLVAKAFAMRLMHLGFTVYVVGETTTPAVGQKDVVIAISGSGETRSIADLGKIVKDIGSTLITVTSKKESTLGRTSDITMVLPSKTKNDHDAGGSLEKNMRGDYKNLPPLGTAFEIISLVFLDSVIAQLIKLKGVSEAELKLRHTNIE
- a CDS encoding Era-like GTP-binding protein, with the protein product MNMIKRFKVSFSKMFNKLFKKKGACIGIYGPPNAGKTTLSNRILKDWVGSDETMGSVSHIAHETRHAKRKNGVTIETNGHTISLDIVDTPGLATKIDFHDFMEQGMSDVESKKRSKEATEGVIEAVKWLDDLDGVILVMDSTENPYTQVNVTVIGNMEARNLPLLIVANKVDLPNADPGVIKEAFPQHPMVPVSALEGVGMDSFYEALSKQFG
- a CDS encoding DUF2073 domain-containing protein, with product MQGIQLDLISEAKISQMASMEKVRYIIDEVRKGKILVLEKGLNPMEEAKLIEMTMSAIQPDVFSGIEMQSYPANADSSLLGKFFKKQSSKRLTVIGPANQLKTLKKDRNLISALVSASK